Below is a genomic region from Cellulomonas sp. P24.
GAGGTCTGTACGCCGCGGGAGAGGTCGCCTGCACCGGGGTGCACGGCGCCAACCGGCTGGCGTCGAACTCTCTCGTCGAAGGTCTGGTCTTCGCGCACCGGGCTGCACGCGACATCGTGGCGAGGGTCGCCTCCGGCGAGCTCGTGAGCCGGGATGCGGTGACGCGCCCGGGGCCGAGCGCGTTGGTGGCTGCGGCGTCGCGTTCACGGGTGCAGCGGATCGCGTCGGAGGGACCCGGCGTGATCCGGTCCGCGGAAGGTCTGACGGCGGCTGCGGAGAAGCTCGCCGCGGTGCGTACCGATGCCGACCTGGCGCTCGACGTCGTCGCGGTCCCGCAGACGGCGGAGTGGGAGACCACCAACGTCCACCAGGTCGCCTCGGTCCTCACGCAGGCCGCTCTCGCGCGGGAGGAGAGCCGCGGGGGCCACTTCCGTGTCGACTTCCCCGAGCCCGACGAGGCGTGGCGGCTCCGGCTGAACGTGCGGCTCGATCCCGACGGGCGGCTCGAGGTCGTTCCGGCTCCGCTCGACTGAGGGCACGGTGCGTCGTCGGTCGCACCCGGTCGGGTGCGGAAGGTGAGCGGCGACCGTCGGGCGACGTACGGTGCTGGGGTGACCGAGCACCTCGCGGACCCCACCGATCCGTCCACCGCCGCCGATCCGTCCTCCTCAGCGGCACCCGGAGCCGTCGCCGACGGGCTCGACCCGGCCTGGCTCGCCCGGGTCGTCGCCGTCGCGCTCGACGAGGACCTCGGCCCGGCGCCCGGTCGTGACGTGACGACGCAGGCGACCGTGAGCCCGCACGAGCCCGGTACCGCCCACCTGGTCGCGCGTGCGGGGGGCGTCGTCGCCGGGCTGGTCGTGGTGCAGGAGGTCGTCGACCAGGTGGCGCGCCGGTTCCATCTCGATCCGGTGACGGTGGACCTCCTGGTGCCCGATGGTGCGGCGGTGAGCGCCGGCCAGGTGCTGGCCGTGCTGAGAGGCCCGGTCCAGGTGCTCCTGATCGCGGAGCGCACGGTGCTGAACCTTGCCTCGCGGGCGTCGGGCGTCGCGACCCACACGCGTCGGTGGGCGGATGCTCTCGACGGGACCGGGGCGCAGGTGCTCGACACCCGGAAGACCACTCCCGGGCTGCGCGCGCTGGAGAAGTACGCGGTGCGGTGCGGCGGTGGCACGAACAAGCGCATGGGTCTGTACGACGTCGCGATGGTCAAGGACAACCACGTGGTGGCCGCGGGCTCGGTCTCGGCCGCCGTGGCGGCGGTGCGGTCCCGCTTCCCCGAGGTCGCCATCCAGGTCGAGGCCGACACCCGGGACCAGGCCGTGGAGGCGCTGGACGCCGGCGCGCGGTTCCTGCTGCTCGACAACATGCCGACCACGGTGCTCGCGGACGTCGTCGCGGCGGTGCGCTCCCGCGAGCCGGAGATCGGGCGGGTCGAGCTCGAGGCGACCGGCAACCTCACCCTGGACCGCGCGCGCGAGGTCGCGGCGACGGGGGTCGACTACCTCTCCGTCGGCGGGCTCACGCACTCGTCGCCGATCCTGGACCTCGCGCTCGACCTGGTCGCGCGAGGCCGAGGTGCGGGCCGCCGGTAGGATCGCGGGGTGACCGAGACGGACATCCCCCAGCCCGATGACGACCTTCCGGAGCAGATGCGGGTCCGTCGCGAGAAGCGTGAACGGATCCTGTCGCGGGGCGAGGACGCCTATCCGGTGTCCGTCCCGCGCACCCACACCGTCGCCGAGGTCCGGGACGGCTGGTCGCACCTGCAGGCGGGCGAGGAGAGCAGCGACGTCGTCGGCGTCGCCGCTCGGGTGGTCTACCTGAGGAACACCGGCAAGCTCTGCTTCGCCACCGTCCAGGACGGCGAGGGCAACCGTCTGCAGGTCATGCTCAGCCAGGCCGTCGTCGGTGAGGAGTCGCTGTCGCGGTTCAAGGCCGACGTCGATCTCGGTGACCACCTGTTCGCGCACGGCGCGGTCATCAGCTCGCGCCGGGGTGAGCTCTCGGTGTTCGCGGACGACTGGCAGATCGCCGCCAAGGCGCTGCGGCCGCTCCCGGTGCTGCACAAGGAGCTCTCGGAGGAAGCGCGCGTCCGTCAGCGCTACGTCGACCTGATTGCGCGACCGGCCGCACGGGACATGGTGCGGGTGCGCGCAGGCGCCGTCCGCTCGTTGCGCGAGAACTTCCACCGGCGCGGATTCCTGGAGATCGAGACACCGATGCTCCAGACGATCCACGGCGGCGCCGCGGCTCGGCCGTTCACCACGCACATGAATGCGTTCGACATCGATCTCTTCCTCCGGATCGCACCGGAGCTATTCCTGAAGCGTGCCGTGGTGGGTGGCGTCGAGCGAGTCTTCGAGATCAACAGGAACTTCCGCAACGAGGGTGCGGACTCCACGCACTCCCCGGAGTTCGCGATGCTCGAGGCGTATGAGGCGTACGGCGACTACGACACCATGGCGACATTGACCCAGGACCTCGTGCAGACAGCGGCGATGGATGTGCTGGGAACGACCGTGGTCACGCTTCCGGACGGCGAGGAGTACGAGCTGGGGGGTCAGTGGACACAGCTGTCGCTGTACGACTCGCTCTCCGAGGCCATCGGCGAGCAGATCACGCACGACACCCCGGACTCGCGGCTGCTCGAGCTCGTCGAGAAGTTCGACCTGCAGATCGACACGCGCCGCTCGAACCACGGGAAGCTCGTCGAGGAGCTGTGGGAGCACCACGTCGGTGACCACCTGTACGCCCCGACGTTCGTCCGTGACTTCCCGGTCGAGACCAGCCCGCTCACCCGCGACCACCGCACCGCGCGCGGACTGGTGGAGAAGTGGGACCTGTACGTGCGCGGCTTCGAGCTGGCGACGGCGTACTCGGAGCTCGTCGACCCCGTCATCCAGCGTCAACGGTTCGAGGCGCAGGCGCTTCTCGCAGCGGCCGGCGACGACGAGGCGATGGTGCTCGACGAGGACTTCCTCGCAGCGATGGAGTTCGCGATGCCGCCGGCCGGAGGCATGGGGATGGGTATCGACCGGCTGCTGATGGCGCTGACGGGTCTGGGCATTCGCGAGACGATCACGTTCCCGCTCGTGAAACCTCAGGCGTGACGCGCGGCCGCGCGTCGTAGACTCGTCCGGTGAACGCCTTTCTGCTGGCCCTCGCGGCTCTCCTCCCGTCGATCGGTGTCGGCTTCCTGTTCTACCTCGCCATTCGCGCGTTGGTGAATGCCGATCGGACGGAGCGCGCTGCGCTCGCGAAGCTGGACGCAGAAGAGCGTGCATCAGCCATGCAATCGGAGGATCAGGCCGCGTCCTGAACCCCGTTTTGTCGTCTGATTTGGTGAAGGTGACCGGGTTCGGGCGCGTTTCGCTTTGACGGTGCAATCCACGGGTGCAATCCTTTACGCACCACCCGGGTACCATCGAGCAGCATGAGGTAACGAAATGGCACAGAAGGTACAGGTCCTGCTCGTCGACGACGTCGACGGCAGCACCGCAGACGAGACCGTCACATTCGCCCTGGACGGCGTTTCCTACGAGATTGACCTCACGACCGCGCACGCGGCAGAGCTGCGCGACGCATTCGGCTCGTGGGTCGGTCACGCACGCAAGGTCGGCGGTCGCGCCACGGCCCGCTCCGCGGCTCGTGGCCGTCGGGCGTCGGGCGGTGCGAGCGGCGAGGCGACGGCGATCCGCGAGTGGGCACGGGCCAACGGGCACGAGGTGTCCGAGCGCGGGCGCATCTCCGCCGAGGTGCGTGCGGCCTACGCCGCGGCGCACTGAGGTCGCGTCCCGCTCGCATCACCCGCGGCGCGTCTTCGGCGCGCTGACTCCCGGGGGCGGAGTCATGCGAACGGGTCAGTGAGGTTGGCGAACGACGACAGCGCCCGCCCGGTCCAGGGGTTCTCCCGCCGGACGGCGGGCGCTGTCGTCGTGACGACCGGGCGTCAGCGGTTGGTCGTGAGCTCGCGAACAGCCGCGTACTGCTCGCGGACGGCCGGCACGAGGTCGCCGGTGTAGACCGAGACCGCGGAGGTCGTCCACACGGGCGGGCGTGCGCCGCCGCTCAGCACCCATGCCGCCTGCCGGGCTGCGCCGTCCGCGACGTACTCGCCCGGCGCGGGAACGGTGATGTCGAGCCCCAGGACGCTCGGGGCGATCCGCCGGACCGCCTCCGACTGGGCACCGCCGCCGATCAGCGAGATGCGCCCGACGGGGACGCCCTGGGCGCGTAGCGCGTCGAGGCCGTCGGCGAGGGCGCAGAGCATGCCTTCGACCGCGGCACGTGCCAGATGGGCTGCCGTGGTGTTCTGCAGCCGCAGTCCGTGCAGGGCGCCGGTGGCGTCGGGCTTGTTCGGGGTTCGTTCGCCCTCGAGGTACGGGACCATGACGAGCCCGTCGGAGCCGGCCGGTGCGGAGAGCGCCAGGCGGCTGAGCTCGGCGTGATCGACCCCGAGCATCCGGCAGGCGGCGTCGAGGACCCGGGAGGCGTTGAGCGTGCAGGCGAGCGGCAGGAAGGCGCCGGTGGCATCGGCGAAGCCGCTCACGAGCCCGCTGGCGTCCGCGGTGGGTCGTGCCGAGACCGCCGAGACGACGCCGGAGGTGCCGATCGAGATCGCGACGTCCCCTTCGGCGAGGCCGAGGCCCAGAGCCGCGGCGGCGTTGTCGCCTGCGCCCGGTCCGAGCACAAGCCCGGACCCGAGGAGGCTGTTCGCGGTCCCGGCCTGCTCCGACGGCCCGGCGACGCGGGGGAGGACAGCGTCGTGGCCGAGGGCGAGCTCGAGCAGGTCGCGGCGGTAGGCACCCGTGGACGGGTCCCAGTAGCCGGTGCCCGAGGCGTCGGAACGATCGGTGACGAGGTGGGCGAGACCGTCGGGGGTGCCCGGTCCGTGGCCGGCGAGGCGCCAGGTCAGCCAGTCGTGCGGGAGGGCGACGGCGGCGGTGCGGGCGGCGTTGGCCGGCTCGACGCGCGCGAGCCAGCGCAGCTTCGTGACGGTGTAGGACGCCACCGGGACGGACCCGGTCGCGCGGGCCCACGCCTCGCTGCCGGTCTCCGGCCCGCCGAGGTCGTCGATGAGGTCGAGCGCCGCCTGGGCGGAGCGGGTGTCGTTCCAGAGCAGGGCGTCGCGGACGACGGCGCCGTCGGCGTCGAGGGCCACCATGCCGTGCTGCTGCCCGCCGACGGACAGGGCTGCGACGTCGTCGAGCCCTCCGGCATCGGCGACGGCGGTCTGGAGGGCGTCCCACCAGGCGTCGGGGGAGACCTCGGTCCCGTCAGGATGGCTGGCACGGCCGCTCCGCACGAGTGCGCCGGTCTCGGCGTCGCGGATGACGACCTTGCAGGACTGGGTGGACGAGTCCACCCCGGCGACCAGCGTCATCGCTCGGTCCTTCCGTGTGTCGGTCCCCCGACGCACGGGGGCTGGTCGACTGGAGCGTTCTGCGCGCGACACGCGGGCGTGTCGCGGCAGAACGCTCCAGTCGACCGGGGGTGGGGTGGGATCAGCGGGCGCCGAGCGCGTGCTCGAGGGCCAGCTGGTTGAGCCGCACGAAGGCGTACCCGCGGGCGGCGACGGCCTCGATGTCGAGCTCCTCGAAGGCCGCGGGGTTGGCGAGCAGGTCTGCCAGGGTCTCGCCCTCGGCGAGCGTGGGCTCGGCGAGCTCGTAGACGCCTGCGGCCTGGAGCGCCTCCTGCACCTCGGGGTCGGCGCGGAACGCCTGTGCCCGCTCCTTCAGGAGGATGTAGGTGCTCATGTTGGCGGCGGCCGAGGCCCACACGCCCTCGAAGTCCTCGGTACGCGAGGGCTTGTAGTCGAAGTGGACCGGTCCGTCGTAGCGCGGGCCGCCGCTGGGGAAGCCGTTCACGAGCAGGTCGACCGTGCCGAAGGCCGAGAACAGGTCACCGTGGCCGAACACCAGGTCCTGGTCGTACTTGATGGACTTCTGGCCGTTGAGGTCGATGTGGAACAGCTTCTCGGCCCACAGCGCCTGGGCGAGGCCACCGGTGTAGTTGAGGCCGGCCATCTGCTCGTGACCCGTCTCCGGGTTCAGGCCGACGATGTCGCCGTTCTCGAGCTGGGCGATGAAGGCCAGGGCGTGGCCGACGGTCGGCAGGAGGATGTCGCCGCGGGGCTCGTTCGGCTTGGGCTCGATGGCGATCTTCAGCCCGTAGCCCTTCTCCTTGATGTACCCCGCGACGGTGTCGATGCCCTCGCGGTAGCGGTCATGAGCGGCCTTGAGGTCCTTGGCCGAGTCGTACTCGGCGCCCTCGCGACCGCCCCACATGACGAACGTCTCGGCACCGAGCTCGGCCGCGAGGTCGACGTTGCGCACGACCTTGCGCAGGCCGTAGCGACGCACCGTGCGGTCGTTCGACGTGAAGGCGCCGTCCTTGAAGATCGGGTGGCTGAACGTGTTGGTCGTGACCATCTCGACCTTGATGCCGGTCTCGTCCAGGGCGCCCTTGAAGCGGGCGAGGATCGAGTCGCGGGTTGCGGCGTCCGAGCCGAACGGCACGACGTCGTCGTCGTGGAACGTGACGTACGAGGCGCCGAGCTCTGCGAGCTTGTGCACCGACTCGACCGGGTCGAGCCAGGCGCGCGACGCGCTGCCGAACTGGTCCTGGGCGTTCCATCCGACGGTCCACAGACCGAACGAGAACTTGTCCTGCGGGGTGGGCTTGCGCACCATCGTGAGCTCTCCTCGTCGAGATTAGTTGGTTGAATGAACTTATCCACGAACGGCGCTATGGTCAAGCCATGACGGACGACGACGCCCAGCAGGAGAGCGGGAGCGCGACGCCCCTGACGTCCCACACGCCTGCCGGTGGACGGTCCGGGAGGCGCGCCGGCCCGGCGCGCCAGGGCACGTTGCGGGAGCACAACCTCCGGCTCGTCCTCGGGCACGTCCTCGACGCGATCGAGCCGCCGTCGCGCGCCGACATCGCGGCGTCGACCCACCTCACGCGCGGGACGGTGTCCGCCCTGGTGGACCAGCTCGTGCAGTCCGGCCTGGTCGAGGAGCTCGCGCCGGTGGCCGCCCGACGTGCCGGCCGACCCGCGGTCCCGCTCGCGCCCGCACGGCGCACGCTCGCGGCGATCGGTGCCGAGGTCAACCTGGACTACATGGGGTACCGGGTCCTCGACCTCGCGGGTGACGTCCTCGCGGAACGCATCGAGCGCGGCGACTTCCGGGGGAGCGACCCCGAGCAGGCACTGCGCCGTCTGGGTGACATGCTCGCGGAGGTGACCCTCCGGCTCGGGCGGGAGAGGGTGCCGATCGTCGGGTGCTGCCTGGCCCTGCCGGGGCTCGTCGACCGGGTGACGGGCCCGCTGCGGGTCGCCCCGAACCTCGGGTGGCGGGACGTCGACGTGCTCGGTCTGCTCGCCGACCACCCGGCGCTGACCGGCGCGAGCCTGCTGCTCGGGAACGACGCGAATCTCGCTGCCCGAGCGGAGTCCCGGGCCCAGGGGGTCGCCGGGAACTTCCTCCTGATCGTCGGTGAGGTCGGTATCGGCGGTGCGATCGTGCTGGACGGCGAGGTCTTCGCGGGGCGCCACGGCTGGAGCGGTGAGATCGGGCACACGACCGTCGACATGAGTGGCCCGCCGTGCTCGTGCGGTGCGTCCGGATGTCTCGAGCAGTACGCCGGCAAGGACTCGTTGATGCGTGCTGCGGGCCTCGATCTCGATCTCCCGATCGAGGCGTTGCGCGACGCGGCCGACGCGGGAGACCCCGCGGCGCTCGCCAGTCTCGACCGGGGCGGCAACGCGCTCGGGGTCGCGATCGCGAGCTTCGTGAACCTGATCGACGTCGAGCAGGTCGTGCTCGGGGGACGTACGCGCTGCTCGGCGACCACCTGCTGTCCCGGGTCCGCGAGAAGGTCCGCGCCCGGGTGATCTCGGCGCCGTGGGGGCACGTCGACGTGCGGCTGACGGCGTCCGACGAGCACGCGACGCTGACCGGGGCGGCGCTCGCGGTGCTGCACCGGCTCACGTCGGACCCCTCGGCCTGGGTCTCCGCCGAGCTCGAGCTCGGCGAGGTGGCCGACGCGGCGAGCCCGCGGACGCGAGGTCATGCGGTCGGTGGACCGGTCGCAGCCACCGAGGTCGTCACGGTCACGGCCTAGTTGCAGACGCGTTAGCAAATCGTTACGTTCAGGACTTGAACACAGGGCCTTCGGCGCAATAAGTTCACTCGCACAACAAAACGTGAGGCCTCGGTGGCCGATCGGGACAGGTCCAGAGTGGGACCTGCGACGAGGAGTACCGGGGGGCGCGAGGCTGCGCCAGCGCGAGTTCCGGGCGGTCCGGGCCGTGCAACCACAGGAGGGTCGACGAAGATGTCTCTCAAGAAGACCAAGCTTGTCGCGGCGATCGCAGGTGCCGCGCTGCTCGTAGGTGGCCTTGCCGCCTGCAGCTCGACGAAGACGGAGACACCCGCAGCGACGGGATCTGCCGCTTCCGCTGGGGGCCTGATCGGCATCGCGATGCCGACCAAGAGCCTGCAGCGTTGGAACAACGACGGCGCGCACCTCGACGAGCTGCTCAAGGCCGCCGGGTACACGACGAGCCTGCAGTACGCCGACAACAAGGTCGACCAGCAGATCACGCAGATCCAGAACATGATCAACCAGGACCCCAAGGTCCTGATCATCGCGTCGATCGACGGCACCGCGCTCGGCCCGGTACTGGCCCAGGCCAAGGCCAAGAAGATCTCGGTCATCGCCTATGACCGTCTGATCAACGGCACGAACGACGTCGACTACTACGCGACGTTCGACAACTACAAGGTCGGCCAGCTCCAGGGCGAGTACATCGTCGACACGCTGGGCCTCAAGGACGGCAAGGGCCCGTTCAACCTCGAGCCCTTCGCCGGTTCGCCCGACGACAACAACGCGAAGTTCTTCTTCGCCGGTGCGTGGGACGTCCTGAAGCCGTACGTCGACAGCGGCAAGCTCGTCGTCCCCTCGGGCAAGGCCCCGGCCTCGGATGACGCCTGGACCTCGATCGGCATCCAGGGCTGGAAGTCGGAGACGGCCCAGTCCGAGATGGACAACCGCCTGAACTCGTACTACACGGGCGGCAAGAAGGTCGA
It encodes:
- the nadC gene encoding carboxylating nicotinate-nucleotide diphosphorylase, yielding MTEHLADPTDPSTAADPSSSAAPGAVADGLDPAWLARVVAVALDEDLGPAPGRDVTTQATVSPHEPGTAHLVARAGGVVAGLVVVQEVVDQVARRFHLDPVTVDLLVPDGAAVSAGQVLAVLRGPVQVLLIAERTVLNLASRASGVATHTRRWADALDGTGAQVLDTRKTTPGLRALEKYAVRCGGGTNKRMGLYDVAMVKDNHVVAAGSVSAAVAAVRSRFPEVAIQVEADTRDQAVEALDAGARFLLLDNMPTTVLADVVAAVRSREPEIGRVELEATGNLTLDRAREVAATGVDYLSVGGLTHSSPILDLALDLVARGRGAGRR
- the lysS gene encoding lysine--tRNA ligase is translated as MRVRREKRERILSRGEDAYPVSVPRTHTVAEVRDGWSHLQAGEESSDVVGVAARVVYLRNTGKLCFATVQDGEGNRLQVMLSQAVVGEESLSRFKADVDLGDHLFAHGAVISSRRGELSVFADDWQIAAKALRPLPVLHKELSEEARVRQRYVDLIARPAARDMVRVRAGAVRSLRENFHRRGFLEIETPMLQTIHGGAAARPFTTHMNAFDIDLFLRIAPELFLKRAVVGGVERVFEINRNFRNEGADSTHSPEFAMLEAYEAYGDYDTMATLTQDLVQTAAMDVLGTTVVTLPDGEEYELGGQWTQLSLYDSLSEAIGEQITHDTPDSRLLELVEKFDLQIDTRRSNHGKLVEELWEHHVGDHLYAPTFVRDFPVETSPLTRDHRTARGLVEKWDLYVRGFELATAYSELVDPVIQRQRFEAQALLAAAGDDEAMVLDEDFLAAMEFAMPPAGGMGMGIDRLLMALTGLGIRETITFPLVKPQA
- a CDS encoding Lsr2 family protein gives rise to the protein MAQKVQVLLVDDVDGSTADETVTFALDGVSYEIDLTTAHAAELRDAFGSWVGHARKVGGRATARSAARGRRASGGASGEATAIREWARANGHEVSERGRISAEVRAAYAAAH
- the xylB gene encoding xylulokinase; the encoded protein is MTLVAGVDSSTQSCKVVIRDAETGALVRSGRASHPDGTEVSPDAWWDALQTAVADAGGLDDVAALSVGGQQHGMVALDADGAVVRDALLWNDTRSAQAALDLIDDLGGPETGSEAWARATGSVPVASYTVTKLRWLARVEPANAARTAAVALPHDWLTWRLAGHGPGTPDGLAHLVTDRSDASGTGYWDPSTGAYRRDLLELALGHDAVLPRVAGPSEQAGTANSLLGSGLVLGPGAGDNAAAALGLGLAEGDVAISIGTSGVVSAVSARPTADASGLVSGFADATGAFLPLACTLNASRVLDAACRMLGVDHAELSRLALSAPAGSDGLVMVPYLEGERTPNKPDATGALHGLRLQNTTAAHLARAAVEGMLCALADGLDALRAQGVPVGRISLIGGGAQSEAVRRIAPSVLGLDITVPAPGEYVADGAARQAAWVLSGGARPPVWTTSAVSVYTGDLVPAVREQYAAVRELTTNR
- the xylA gene encoding xylose isomerase → MVRKPTPQDKFSFGLWTVGWNAQDQFGSASRAWLDPVESVHKLAELGASYVTFHDDDVVPFGSDAATRDSILARFKGALDETGIKVEMVTTNTFSHPIFKDGAFTSNDRTVRRYGLRKVVRNVDLAAELGAETFVMWGGREGAEYDSAKDLKAAHDRYREGIDTVAGYIKEKGYGLKIAIEPKPNEPRGDILLPTVGHALAFIAQLENGDIVGLNPETGHEQMAGLNYTGGLAQALWAEKLFHIDLNGQKSIKYDQDLVFGHGDLFSAFGTVDLLVNGFPSGGPRYDGPVHFDYKPSRTEDFEGVWASAAANMSTYILLKERAQAFRADPEVQEALQAAGVYELAEPTLAEGETLADLLANPAAFEELDIEAVAARGYAFVRLNQLALEHALGAR
- a CDS encoding ROK family transcriptional regulator — translated: MTDDDAQQESGSATPLTSHTPAGGRSGRRAGPARQGTLREHNLRLVLGHVLDAIEPPSRADIAASTHLTRGTVSALVDQLVQSGLVEELAPVAARRAGRPAVPLAPARRTLAAIGAEVNLDYMGYRVLDLAGDVLAERIERGDFRGSDPEQALRRLGDMLAEVTLRLGRERVPIVGCCLALPGLVDRVTGPLRVAPNLGWRDVDVLGLLADHPALTGASLLLGNDANLAARAESRAQGVAGNFLLIVGEVGIGGAIVLDGEVFAGRHGWSGEIGHTTVDMSGPPCSCGASGCLEQYAGKDSLMRAAGLDLDLPIEALRDAADAGDPAALASLDRGGNALGVAIASFVNLIDVEQVVLGGRTRCSATTCCPGSARRSAPG
- the chvE gene encoding multiple monosaccharide ABC transporter substrate-binding protein gives rise to the protein MSLKKTKLVAAIAGAALLVGGLAACSSTKTETPAATGSAASAGGLIGIAMPTKSLQRWNNDGAHLDELLKAAGYTTSLQYADNKVDQQITQIQNMINQDPKVLIIASIDGTALGPVLAQAKAKKISVIAYDRLINGTNDVDYYATFDNYKVGQLQGEYIVDTLGLKDGKGPFNLEPFAGSPDDNNAKFFFAGAWDVLKPYVDSGKLVVPSGKAPASDDAWTSIGIQGWKSETAQSEMDNRLNSYYTGGKKVDVVLSPNDSLALGIEQSLDSHGYKVGSDWPLVTGQDADQANVKNMLAGMQAMTVWKDTRTLGDQVAKMVDQIVKGEKVTVNDEKTYNNGKKIVPSFLLPPQVVTKADVKTALVDSGFYTASDLGL